The following are encoded together in the Fusarium keratoplasticum isolate Fu6.1 chromosome 1, whole genome shotgun sequence genome:
- a CDS encoding BHLH domain-containing protein — MDAHSQQRPPAPKSAGLTNILNSEHASASAPNGPPHMRDSGFYSNADASSKHTSAASFNVNGLSPSGSGYQSSSQDKTPSPIASNMVPHALVSPSTTNMSVAAMVSPSTPGNLDPRRDRPTSIESNGTGPVMGETLAPGMSGLRRESVDSRINQGFSDMRLGNSPYTSNNPSTTSIQNTLHTQRNPHHLSVHRISNGYQPSAERNPEPKTIKTAPAITGPATGHIARAAEPTKGQAWAFPEEEIQRVGAPQYNDSRRSSITESVASSQFTTESRLPPGQRRLNEGEFSRMSNASDFLPVHHHSMQHKQLSDLQAEEGNGPTGSQPYSRTPELRVSHKLAERKRRTEMKELFDQLRDLMPQERGSKASKWEILTKAIAEHQRLNDHNRLLQSHYNTAMADNEILRRELNALRMEGVQLRGDINSSSGHPPPPPPPAAPHSGPYPSDPYASSTRPELPPIRSLNNGPDSMTGVQYDTPRVNGYRQERY; from the exons ATGGATGCCCATAGCCAGCAACGCCCACCGGCTCCCAAGTCAGCTGGACTCACCAACATCCTTAACAGCGAGCACGCATCAGCTTCCGCCCCTAACGGCCCTCCGCATATGCGAGATTCGGGCTTCTACTCGAATGCAGACGCCTCCAGTAAGC ACACATCTGCAGCCTCCTTCAACGTCAACGGCCTGAGCCCAAGCGGCTCTGGCTATCAATCGTCATCGCAAGACAAGACCCCGTCGCCGATCGCCTCCAACATGGTTCCTCATGCGCTCGTAtcgccctcgacgaccaACATGAGCGTCGCTGCCATGGTATCCCCCAGCACACCTGGCAACCTCGATCCGCGTCGGGACCGGCCCACCTCGATCGAGTCCAACGGAACTGGCCCTGTGATGGGCGAGACGCTGGCTCCAGGAATGAGTGGCCTGCGACGGGAAAGCGTGGATAGCCGCATTAACCAGGGCTTCAGTGACATGCGACTTGGCAATTCGCCCTATACATCCAACAACCCTTCGACCACATCCATCCAGAATACCCTTCACACGCAGCGGAACCCGCATCACCTTTCCGTTCATCGCATCTCAAACGGTTACCAGCCCAGCGCAGAGCGAAACCCCGAGCCTAAGACGATCAAGACTGCACCCGCGATTACTGGTCCCGCGACAGGGCACATCGCCCGAGCGGCAGAGCCTACCAAGGGTCAAGCCTGGGCTTTCCCAGAGGAAGAAATCCAACGTGTCGGCGCTCCCCAGTACAATGATTCAAGGCGTAGCAGCATCACCGAGTCGGTCGCCAGCAGCCAATTCACGACCGAGTCGCGCCTACCGCCCGGCCAGCGACGATTGAATGAGGGCGAGTTCTCACGCATGTCCAACGCCTCGGATTTCCTGCCAGTCCACCACCACTCGATGCAGCACAAGCAACTGAGCGATCTCCAAGCAGAGGAAGGCAATGGACCCACCGGCTCCCAGCCCTACAGCAGAACCCCTGAGCTCAGAGTCAGCCACAAGCTGGCAGAACGAAAGAGGAGGACGGAAATGAAGGAGCTGTTCGATCAGCTCCGGGATCTAATGCCACAGGAGCGCGGCTCCAAAGCATCCAAGTGGGAAATCTTGACAAAGG CCATCGCCGAGCACCAGAGACTCAACGATCACAACCGACTTTTGCAGTCGCACTACAACACAGCAATGGCAGACAACGAGATTCTACGTCGAGAACTCAACGCTCTGCGGATGGAGGGAGTGCAGCTACGGGGAGATATCAACTCATCCTCGggtcaccctcctccaccaccaccaccggcGGCACCTCACTCTGGACCGTACCCTTCTGACCCCTACGCCAGTTCGACACGGCCGGAGCTGCCGCCTATCCGTTCGCTCAACAACGGACCAGACTCGATGACGGGCGTTCAGTACGATACCCCTCGTGTCAACGGTTACCGCCAGGAGAGGTACTGA
- a CDS encoding Zn(2)-C6 fungal-type domain-containing protein, with protein sequence MDSFSPLAMRKMDRAAASRQKSCNACVRGKRKCDKKIPRCTRCAAKGLDCVYQRLPPGASFHDEDIGGGATAANNLSNEVPDFDMGFDINSNLGASSASASTATTTPESLGTNVSSIQLDSPLDFSIIDHLMANDSTAGSELWNLGDYGSSKMDIPPVPAPAPLVLRDMSLLEQAQHCMTDFNPLDVHDKRTRIGFVVDAVSHLYQDFARTRTLPFIHPRLYGSSLPRTMIAAFSAASAYAARTPENKAWVYKLVTDVAKDIHLEGERASTPLEKLARVQALVVLDSIRMFDGDITLRAASEREAPQCLAWLGALEELRAELEGKDDSISSYSREKPPPSWEGWMLLESIRRSLMMGYSYLCVTYILKSQEPPYTIFESPFAFTASKYLWEADSSMNFFRAWQTKPQFRVANMDFRDVWLHAQPGDVDDFTRLMLTAQMGPDAIDNFMHGNISNISVAV encoded by the exons atggaCTCTTTCAGTCCGCTCGCGATGCGGAAGATGGACCGCGCTGCAGCATCGAGACAAAAGAGCTGCAACGCCTGCGTCAGAGGAAAGCGCAAGTGCGACAAGAAGATTCCGCGGTGCACACGCTGCGCGGCCAAGGGCTTGGACTGCGTGTATCAGAGGTTGCCACCGGGGGCGAGCTTTCACGACGAGGATATCGGAGGCGGAGCGACAGCAGCAAACAACCTGTCGAACGAGGTGCCCGATTTTGATATGGGCTTTGATATCAACAGCAACCTAGGAGCATCAAGTGCGAGTGCAAGcacggcgacgacgacgcccGAGAGCCTGGGTACAAACGTTTCTTCTATCCAGCTCGACTCTCCCCTCGACTTTTCCATCATCGACCACCTCATGGCCAACGACTCAACGGCCGGGTCCGAGCTGTGGAACCTCGGCGACtatggcagcagcaagatggATATTCCACCGGTGCCGGCGCCGGCACCCCTCGTGTTGAGGGACATGTCGCTTCTGGAGCAGGCGCAGCACTGCATGACAGACTTTAACCCCCTCGACGTGCACGATAAGCGCACCCGGATAGGCTTTGTCGTGGACGCAGTGAGCCATCTATACCAAGACTTTGCTCGCACGCGCACGCTGCCGTTTATCCATCCACGACTCTACGGCTCAAGCCTCCCGCGGACCATGATAGCGGCGTTTTCAGCAGCGTCAGCATACGCAGCACGTACACCCGAGAACAAGGCGTGGGTGTACAAGCTCGTGACGGACGTGGCCAAGGACATCCACCTCGAAGGCGAGCGGGCGTCGACGcccctggagaagctggcgcGCGTGCAGGCTCTGGTGGTGCTCGACTCGATCCGCATGTTTGACGGCGACATTACTCTGCGAGcggcgagcgagcgagaggCGCCGCAGTGCCTGGCGTGGCTGGGcgcgctggaggagctgaGGGCTGAGCTCGAGGGCAAAGACGATTCGATCTCCTCCTATTCTAGGGAaaagccgccgccgtcgtGGGAG GGTTGGATGCTCCTCGAAAGCATACGCCGAAGCCTCATGATGGGCTACTCTTACTTGTGCGTGACATATATCTTGAAGTCTCAAGAAC CACCGTACACAATCTTCGAGTCCCCCTTTGCCTTTACAGCGTCCAAGTACCTCTGGGAGGCCGACTCGTCCATGAACTTTTTCCGGGCGTGGCAGACCAAGCCGCAGTTCCGCGTGGCAAACATGGACTTTAGAGACGTGTGGCTGCATGCGCAGCCCGGGGACGTGGACGACTTTacgaggctgatgctgacTGC GCAAATGGGTCCCGACGCCATAGATAACTTTATGCATGGCAACATTTCAAACATTTCTGTGGCCGTTTGA
- a CDS encoding PKS-ER domain-containing protein — MSSLSIPSTQQAVVLPAKRTPLSSLTVPVYPPAPGEVLVRVHWTASTPLDLHRADGGLLISEYPALMGNGGAAGIVVAVGDGGDLKGLKVGDRVSAFAFHGGKESNHQEYITIPAYLASKIPENLSFEEAVTVPVNLVTVFHSATADLNLELPWPIPEGYTPKKADEPILIWGAASSVGIFAVQVFHHWGYKNILAVASGKHHEYLRGIGATQCFDYRKGDVVDQILKYAGDRSEPKLPYILDCIGSLDGTLKPLTKIAQRGSIVAVMLPVILKDATVEEEPEYEMDASKVLVGEWAEGVNVRGVRTHFYLSNQFFKENMQPEIIPALLRDGVVSPNKYRVVEGATAVERAQKAVDILRNKEVSGEKLVWRIADTDA, encoded by the exons ATGTCGTCTCTTTCTATCCCATCAACTCAACAAGCTGTTGTCCTTCCGGCAAAGCGTACACCTCTCAGCTCGCTCACCGTCCCGGTTTACCCTCCAGCACCCGGTGAAGTCCTCGTCCGCGTTCACTGGACAGCCTCCACACCCCTTGACCTACACCGTGCAGATGGtggcctcctcatctccgAATATCCAGCCCTCATGGGCAATGGCGGCGCCGCAGGCATTGTCGTCGCTGtcggtgatggaggagaccTCAAGGGGTTAAAGGTCGGGGACCGAGTGAGTGCCTTTGCTTTCCACGGTGGCAAGGAGTCCAACCACCAGGAGtacatcaccatccccgCGTACCTGGCCTCCAAGATTCCAGAGAATCTATCCTTTGAGGAGGCTGTGACGGTACccgtcaacctcgtcacTGTGTTTCATTCAGCGACCGCggacctcaacctcgagctgCCTTGGCCTATCCCAGAGGGTTACACGCCTAAGAAGGCCGATGAGCCCATCCTCATCTGGGGAGCTGCCAGTAGTGTGGGAATCTTTGCCGTCCAAGTCTTTCACCATTGGGGTTACAAGAACATTCTCGCCGTCGCAAGCGGCAAGCACCATGAATACCTCCGCGGGATTGGCGCAACCCAGTGCTTCGACTACCGCAAGGGCGATGTCGTGGACCAGATTCTCAAGTACGCTGGCGACCGTTCCGAGCCCAAGCTCCCCTACATTCTAGACTGCATCGGCTCCCTCGACGGCACCCTCAAGCCCCTGACAAAGATTGCGCAGCGCGGCAGCATCGTGGCCGTTATGCTCCCCGTCATCCTCAAGGACGCCACCGTGGAAGAGGAGCCTGAGTATGAGATGGATGCATCCAAGGTTCTCGTCGGAGAATGGGCTGAGGGTGTTAATGTTCGTGGAGTGCGCACGCATTTCTACCTTTCT AATCAATTTTTCAAGGAAAATATGCAGCCTGAGATTATCCCTGCACTACTGAGGGACGGCGTAGTGTCTCCAAACAAGTACCGCGTTGTCGAGGGAGCGACGGCGGTCGAGAGAGCTCAGAAGGCAGTCGACATTTTGAGAAACAAGGAGGTCAGTGGTGAGAAGCTTGTCTGGAGGATCGCAGATACGGATGCCTGA
- a CDS encoding Glutaredoxin domain-containing protein has protein sequence MPSPRRVRLLILATLGTFIFILFYTSGFDSHRDAEAYGNQEFIKKTQHAMGGDSPPGQAVVDSQTGQKAGHIPADKDGDGDVDEDDKEMAVQMQERLKAAELEAKDKANEKGGLRPDPPRNVVGVGSSAEGQDKDKVAKPASGGKDVGASKEKQPQAETKTKEQLEARDELDSILKKSPVIIFSKSYCPYSKRAKGLLLEKYAITPEPYVVELDEHPQGQALQDQLLETTGRRTVPNIMVNGVSLGGADDIVEMDNANKLVAKIVDLGNKRVEVSERFVKGGAAH, from the exons ATGCCTTCTCCACGCCGAGTGCGCCTGCTGATCCTGGCGACCCTGGGAACCTTCATCTTTATTCTCTTCTACACCTCTGGCTTCGACTCGCACCGCGATGCCGAGGCATACGGCAACCAGGAGTTTATCAAGAAGACGCAGCATGCAATGGGCGGGGACTCGCCGCCTGGGCAGGCCGTGGTGGACTCTCAAACGGGGCAAAAGGCTGGGCACATACCCGCTGATAAGGATGgggatggcgatgttgacgaggacgacaaggagATGGCCGTCCAGATGCAGGAGCGCCTAAAGGCAGCCGAgctggaggccaaggacaaggccaacgagaaGGGTGGACTGCGACCCGACCCCCCGCGCAACGTTGTCGGTGTTGGAAGCTCAGCAGAGGGtcaggacaaggacaaggtcgcCAAGCCTGCCAGCGGAGGCAAAGATGTTGGGGCttccaaggagaagcagccccaggccgagaccaagactaAGGAGCAGCTTGAGGCGCGAGATGAGCTCGACTCTATCCTCAAGAAGTCGCCTG TAATCATCTTTTCCAAGTCTTACTGCCCCTACTCGAAGAGAGCCAAGGGCCTTTTGCTCGAGAAATACGCCATCACACCTGAGCCGTAcgtggttgagcttgacgagcACCCTCAGGGTCAAGCTCTGCAAGACCAACTGCTCGAGACTACAGGACGAAGGACCGTTCCCAACATCATGGTCAACGGGGTGAGCCTCGGAGGCGCCGATGACATTGTCGAGATGGACAATGCGAACAAGCTGGTGGCCAAGATTGTTGACCTCGGAAATAAGCGGGTAGAGGTTTCTGAACGGTTCGTCAAGGGCGGAGCAGCACACTAA
- a CDS encoding Nucleotide exchange factor SIL1, whose amino-acid sequence MAPFRVKSLPLALALIFGILTCILAAPTAASKPSPSADVDLICHTDNPQDCYPRVFQPTDEFQIVHDDQELPHGLHVRLNMSTGKKEAKINVPDESDPALEGLPVDQAVLVVDPEQPETPQIPKGAPAYDAVGKIKEPESDYEGKPFFEAMKLLRSGVTDGGKEFDDALAGMEELSHDIYYGLKVTEEPAVLKSLFCIMVDRDVPFTPDVAPRDQQAAAILGSALQNNAAALKEVTKEWSRLMETICPKTNKPLREGFYSTFIPNDVPSPTNNKILASKVKARVGAINGLLKSDLIREDFLANDGMRRLLELLTVDIKEWAPAHRKVGQLVLDTFLDEDMGAKLGQWPRTARATDAECRVRETQTEEGCWDYHVARIMKANKRDSSHWSRDLNDRLAALRKSGKIPPRVEL is encoded by the coding sequence ATGGCACCCTTCAGGGTAAAATCTCTCCCGCTTGCTCTCGCCCTGATATTCGGCATCCTCACTTGCATCCTCGCCGCACCAACAGCCGCTTCAAAACCATCTCCCTCGGCAGATGTCGACCTCATCTGCCACACTGATAACCCCCAGGACTGTTACCCGCGAGTGTTCCAACCCACAGATGAATTCCAGATCGTCCACGATGATCAGGAACTTCCCCATGGACTCCATGTCCGTTTGAACATGTCGACTGGCaagaaggaagccaagatcaATGTACCTGATGAGAGCGATCCGGCACTGGAAGGTCTACCTGTTGACCAGGCCGTTCTTGTCGTTGACCCAGAGCAACCAGAGACCCCCCAGATCCCCAAGGGCGCCCCAGCGTATGATGCCGTCGGGAAGATTAAGGAGCCAGAGAGCGACTACGAGGGCAAGCCTTTCTTTGAAGCCAtgaagctgttgaggagCGGTGTCACCGACGGCGGCAAGGAATTTGATGATGCCCTCGCGGGAATGGAGGAGCTTTCTCACGACATCTACTACGGCCTCAAGGTCACTGAGGAGCCGGCCGTTCTAAAGTCGCTGTTTTGCATCATGGTTGATCGTGATGTTCCATTTACACCGGACGTCGCTCCTCGAGACCAGCAAGCAGCCGCCATCCTCGGGAGCGCACTGCAAAACAACGCCGCCGCATTGAAGGAGGTTACCAAGGAATGGTCACGCCTCATGGAGACGATCTgccccaagaccaacaagcCCTTGAGAGAAGGCTTTTACTCAACCTTTATCCCCAACGACGTCCCATCCccaaccaacaacaagatCCTGGCGTCCAAGGTCAAAGCCAGAGTCGGAGCCATCAACGGCCTCCTCAAGAGCGACCTGATCCGGGAAGACTTTCTCGCCAACGATGGTATGCGGAggctcctcgagcttctcacCGTGGACATCAAGGAGTGGGCCCCGGCGCACCGCAAGGTCGGCCAGCTGGTCCTCGACAcgttcctcgacgaggacatgggCGCCAAGCTGGGCCAGTGGCCTCGTACGGCCCGGGCCACCGACGCCGAGTGCCGGGTGCGCGAGACGCAGACCGAGGAGGGGTGCTGGGATTACCATGTGGCGAGGATCATGAAGGCGAATAAGCGGGATAGTAGCCATTGGAGTCGGGATTTGAATGACCGGCTTGCTGCGTTGCGAAAGAGTGGAAAGATTCCTCCTCGAGTTGAACTATAG
- a CDS encoding MYND-type zinc finger protein samB yields MQDSPPFQVKRHLKGRCLIASRSFTPGDTILTFTPTILIPSLSHAGTVCSHCFKPGEPRSCSRCHAVAYCDASCQSAAWKAIHSKECKVLQKVAAQGRPGLPTPVRAVVQALVKAEVGAALEDLEGNDLCWRGSDKWADMEMMAMGASAFAGLGTTQEAVKKALSLLCKVQTNAFHRYDADLGQVGIFLEPRLAMANHSCIPNATVQFVGRRAILRVERPVKADEEIEISYTDYNYPLSKRKEALAPYFFTCGCPRCRQDLINYQVCAHSPVVDMNRQGLVSDLSKLREHPAGVDGEKASLGREYSEKLVDLIDSKETSGSLEERRAVLQSWYQECQGLISENMWAVSPLPQLLTEISILYAEEGNFVYALATACHIATACDPYRHVAPFHPVRIKGLFLVAKLLANTAADTASLGNSPTVAARGGLNQRALQTLQDIDQVSLCQMLLIMVLKSIPAEYVQEWELSISAKQMLDEIKQLPGRGQEQSLISLWEEDPEHDQAQAFFKYAVLKQVDALSDLGLEMLKMDFGR; encoded by the exons ATGCAAGACTCGCCACCCTTCCAGGTCAAGCGCCATCTCAAAGGCCGCTGCCTCATCGCCAGCAGATCATTTACCCCAGGCGACACGATCCTCACATTCACGcccaccatcctcatcccctCACTCTCCCACGCAGGTACTGTCTGCAGTCACTGCTTCAAACCGGGTGAGCCCCGAAGCTGCTCGCGATGCCATGCTGTCGCCTACTGCGACGCCTCGTGCCAGTCAGCGGCCTGGAAGGCCATCCACTCCAAGGAGTGCAAGGTACTACAAAAGGTTGCTGCACAGGGCCGGCCAGGTCTCCCGACGCCCGTGAGGGCTGTTGTTCAGGCGCTAGTCAAGGCAGAAGTTGGCGCTGCgcttgaggatctggaggGAAATGACTTGTGCTGGAGAGGAAGTGACAAGTGGGCGGacatggagatgatggccatgggcgCAAGTGCGTTTGCTGGCCTGGGGACCACCCAAGAGGCTGTCAAAAAAGCCCTGAGTCTTCTATGCAAG GTTCAAACCAATGCGTTTCATAGATACGACGCggatcttggccaagtcggCATCTTTCTAGAACCAAGGCTTGCCATGGCAAACCACTCGTGCATTCCAAATGCCACAGTGCAGTTTGTCGGCAGGAGAGCCATCCTCAGGGTAGAGAGGCCGGTCAAGGCTgacgaggagattgagaTCTCTTATACAG ACTACAACTACCCCCTATCCAAACGAAAGGAAGCGCTCGCTCCCTACTTTTTCACCTGCGGATGCCCTCGCTGCAGGCAAGACCTGATCAACTACCAAGTGTGCGCCCATTCTCCCGTCGTCGACATGAACCGTCAGGGCCTCGTCTCGGATCTCTCAAAGCTGCGTGAGCATCCAGCAGGCGTAGACGGAGAAAAGGCTTCTCTAGGGAGAGAATACAGCGAGAAGCTAGTCGACCTCATCGATTCAAAGGAAACGTCTGGCTCGTTAGAGGAGCGCCGTGCAGTTTTGCAATCCTGGTATCAGGAATGCCAAGGGCTGATTTCTGAAAACATGTGGGCGGTATCACCCCTACCGCAGCTCTTGACCGAGATATCGATTCTCTACGCAGAAGAGGGAAACTTTGTGTATGCCTTGGCAACAGCATGCCATATCGCTACGGCTTGCGACCCATATCGACACGTGGCGCCGTTTCACCCGGTCCGTATAAAGggtctcttcctcgtcgcaaAGCTTCTCGCCAACACGGCAGCCGACACAGCCTCCCTGGGCAACTCACCGACTGTTGCAGCAAGAGGGGGCCTTAATCAGCGAGCACTGCAGACCCTCCAGGACATCGATCAAGTATCGTTGTGTCAGATGCTTCTCATCATGGTCCTCAAGTCGATCCCAGCAGAGTATGTCCAAGAGTGGGagctctccatctcggcaaAGCAGATGCTGGACGAGATCAAGCAGTTGCCAGGCAGAGGTCAAGAACAGTCCTTAATCAGCCTGTGGGAAGAGGATCCAGAACACGACCAGGCGCAGGCATTCTTCAAGTATGCTGTGTTGAAGCAAGTTGATGCTCTATCAGACCTTGGGTTGGAAATGCTCAAGATGGACTTTGGTCGATGA
- a CDS encoding Exonuclease domain-containing protein: MGKKTRRKSNRPIDKTLTAALGAEPDLEPGQQASSAESHDATQQLEKPNDAGDVAPVVEKDTPTQSDGSLKRATPHDADDEDGGWQVVSRANKKLKKIPKPGKNYPTIAFSPNARLQSKINISQLRDLVTYIFADGPGPQWIGITHRPAFRKIVAIMIPGLEEAMFKDTVDFATYNDVARGEVSIGTSPDDYYPRVLKKERLPEVLQPFADMFTHLWPVKTPGDDKHGKMHSPMAAFLTTPIPKDKINKKGVKPASEPQGWKNQRTRITEFLCTADELSDNGYLVHPALLPEGVARDEFVAPEGWVVTKVDKLEDGEVPEDEVQQGSITAGREVLALDCEMCMTGENEFSLTRISIVNWTGDVVLDELVKPDKPIIDYVTQFSGITEEMLAPVTTTLRDIQEKLLEILHPRTILVGHSLESDTKALQISHPFIVDTSIIFPHPRGPPLKSSLKWLAQKYLSKEIQKGGANGHDSIEDAKTCLDLVKQKCEKGKAWGTSDAQGENLFRRLARAGTAYKAQGGEAGGLEVGKTSAAVDWGDPSKSAGGGATHQLGCRNDEDVTNNVIRAVKGDEDGLEIRGGGVDFVWARMRELEALQGWWNRNRIDNPSSDGGPPQDGSDDASSSKSKSQLEQALGRLTERLGRIYEALPPCTAFMLYSGSGDPREMSRLQKIQSQWRKEYNTPGKKWDELSVKWTDTEEQALKAAARKARAGIGFVSVK, encoded by the coding sequence ATGGGTAAGAAAACGAGGAGAAAGTCCAACCGGCCCATCGACAAAACCCTTACCGCCGCCCTAGGAGCCGAACCCGACCTCGAGCCCGGTCAACAGGCATCCTCCGCCGAGTCTCACGATGCGACCCAGCAGTTGGAGAAGCCCAATGATGCCGGAGATGTAGCGCCGGTTGTCGAGAAGGACACTCCGACCCAGAGCGACGGGAGCCTCAAGCGCGCGACGCCCCATGatgccgacgacgaggatggagGGTGGCAGGTTGTTTCGCGAGCaaacaagaagctcaagaagatccccAAGCCTGGCAAGAACTATCCCACCATTGCGTTTTCGCCCAACGCCCGACTCCAGTCCAAGATCAACATCTCGCAGCTGAGAGACCTGGTAACATACATTTTTGCCGACGGTCCTGGCCCCCAGTGGATCGGCATCACCCATCGTCCTGCCTTTCGCAAGATCGTTGCCATTATGATACCCGGCCTTGAGGAGGCCATGTTCAAGGATACGGTGGACTTCGCGACGTACAACGACGTCGCAAGAGGAGAGGTTTCCATTGGCACATCACCCGACGACTATTATCCTAGGGTACTAAAGAAGGAGCGTTTACCAGAGGTGCTGCAGCCATTTGCAGACATGTTTACCCATCTGTGGCCCGTCAAGACGCCAGGTGACGACAAGCATGGGAAGATGCACTCGCCAATGGCAGCGTTTCTGACAACACCAATtcccaaggacaagatcaacaagaaggGCGTCAAGCCAGCATCAGAACCCCAAGGCTGGAAAAACCAGAGGACCCGCATCACAGAGTTCCTCTGCACCGCTGATGAGCTGAGTGATAACGGCTATCTAGTTCATCCAGCTTTGCTACCAGAGGGCGTCGCCAGGGATGAGTTTGTTGCCCCCGAAGGTTGGGTGGTGACCAAGGTGGACAAGCTGGAGGATGGGGAAGTCCCTGAGGACGAGGTCCAGCAGGGCAGCATCACGGCGGGCCGAGAAGTCTTGGCTCTCGACTGCGAGATGTGCATGACTGGCGAGAATGAGTTCTCCCTGACGCGCATCAGCATAGTCAACTGGACCGGCGACGTGgtgcttgatgagctggtcAAGCCCGATAAGCCCATTATTGACTACGTTACCCAGTTCTCTGGCATCACAGAAGAGATGCTCGCACCTGTAACAACTACCCTGCGCGATATTCaggagaagctcctggagATTCTACACCCTCGTACAATCTTGGTCGGCCATTCCTTGGAGTCTGACACCAAGGCCCTCCAGATTTCTCACCCTTTCATCGTCgacacctccatcatcttcccgCACCCTCGCGGACCTCCTCTCAAGTCATCCCTCAAGTGGCTTGCGCAAAAATACCTGTCCAAGGAGATTCAAAAGGGCGGCGCCAACGGCCACGACAGCATCGAGGACGCCAAGACCTGTCTCGATCTAGTCAAGCAAAAGTGCGAAAAGGGCAAGGCCTGGGGCACATCGGACGCCCAAGGCGAGAACCTCTTCCGCAGGCTGGCGCGAGCAGGTACCGCGTACAAGGCTCAAGGGGGAGAGGCCGGAGGGTTAGAGGTTGGCAAGACGAGTGCTGCTGTAGACTGGGGCGACCCGTCCAAGAGCGCCGGAGGCGGTGCGACACATCAACTCGGCTGCAGGAACGACGAGGATGTGACCAACAACGTCATCCGCGCCGTCAAGGGAGACGAAGACGGACTGGAGATCCGCGGTGGAGGCGTCGACTTCGTATGGGCCAGGATGCGTGAGCTCGAGGCCCTCCAAGGCTGGTGGAACCGCAACCGCATCGACAACCCCAGCAGTGATGGTGGTCCACCACAAGATGGAAGCGACGATGCATCatcgtccaagtccaagtcccaGCTGGAGCAAGCCCTCGGCCGCCTCACGGAGCGTCTCGGGCGCATCTACGAGGCCCTCCCCCCTTGTACCGCCTTCATGCTGTATAGCGGCTCGGGTGACCCGCGAGAGATGTCCCGCCTGCAGAAGATACAGTCGCAGTGGCGCAAGGAGTACAACACGCCCGGCAAGAAGTGGGACGAGCTGAGCGTCAAGTGGACCGACACCGAGGAGCAGGCCCTCAAGGCGGCAGCTCGCAAGGCCCGGGCCGGCATCGGCTTTGTGAGCGTCAAGTGA